In Chlorobiota bacterium, the sequence ACCATTGTCACGGGGATTAACGTGGAGTGCAGCAGCTACGGCGGAACAATTTGCGCCGAGCGTTCGGCACTGGTAGGGGCGTTGTCGCAGGGGAAAAGCGGCTTCAGGGCGATTGCCATTGCCACCGAAACGGAGGGGCCAACCATGCCGTGCGGAATCTGCCGCCAACTCCTTCACGACTACGCGCCGGGGGCAACCGTGATTGCCGCAGGAAGCAACGCCACCGCCATCACCACGCTTCGCGAACTGCTGCCGCACGCTTTTACGCTGTAGCGTGGCTGCAAAAAAACTGCTTGCATCTACTTTCCCATGAATGTATTATTGCCCGCCGACAATCTACGTCGTTCGGCATCTTGCGCAGTAATGGCTTGGATATGCGGTTTGGAAGAAACGTAGAAGATCGCGTATGGGGTGGCAAGGGGCTTGGAAGTCAGGCAGCATTTATTTTCGGTTGCTTGCACGGGTGGAGCACCTTCTGTCCGTCTGACCTTCCCCTCGAACAAAGTCCCCAATGGTGGTAGCACCATGTGTCAAGGCGACCGGCGCGACGTTGAGGCCAAAAAGCATATCCACCGCACAACAGAACGCAGCATCGCCGTATATTTTTGGGAGGCGGTGATACTTTCCCAACAGCGGAACACCAACAAACTTGCAGCGGTGCCGAACGACAGTTTTTTTTTCTGGGAAAACTTGCTTGGTGACCCTTCCTAATTTTGGGAATGGATATCCGTGCGAGGTACAGGAGGGAGCGACCACGGTAGTGTGTGGTCGCTCTTTTTTTTTTTCGATTAGGCTGCGCAAAACAATGCCCGACATCCGATACTGGATGCCGGGCATTGTTGTACGGCGCAATCGTCATTTAAAGAAGCGATTGCCTCACTTCCGCACTTTCACTTTCTGCCCAATCTGTAGTTGGGTTTCCTT encodes:
- a CDS encoding cytidine deaminase; the encoded protein is MNPEYQPLVDAARAALPLAQARYSGFRVAAALLCGDGTIVTGINVECSSYGGTICAERSALVGALSQGKSGFRAIAIATETEGPTMPCGICRQLLHDYAPGATVIAAGSNATAITTLRELLPHAFTL